tttaatcactGGGGGATGGGGTGGTCTCAATCTAAATGCTCTCTCCTCCCCCAAAGGCACAGACGCCTCTTTCGCAGATCCCACGTAGGTGGAACAGGACTCGCTGTGTTgttggaggagagagagaaaaagaaggagaaggagggaaaaaaaggttgATAGGTTTGCGCGCGGGTCCCTCGTGCGGGCTGCGCTCCTCCTGGGTGCTATTTGACAATTCCTGCCTCTGCCATTGGTCAGTGTTGGATCAGATGGTTGTATTTCCTTCTGGCCCTCACTGGCACCTCGCCATCCCCCCTCAGCTAAAACCCAATCTCGGATATACTACTAATAGGCGCGGCGCTCGGACTATAAAACACAACAAATCATAAACCCGGCGGAGCAGCAGCGGCCGCGCGCGCCTCCCCTCCCAATGAGTTCCTATTTCGTGAACTCCACCTTCCCCGTCACTCTGGCCAGCGGGCAGGAGTCCTTCCTGGGCCAGCTACCGCTCTACTCGTCCGGCTATGCGGACCCGCTGAGGCATTACCCGGCGCCCTACGGGCCCGGGCCGGGCCAGGAGAAGGGCTTTGCTGCTTCCTCCTATTACCCGCCGGCCGGCGGCGGCTACGGCCGAGCGGCGCCCTGCGACTACGGCCCGGCGCCGGCCTTCTACCGCGAGAAGGAGTCGGCCTGCGCGCTCTCGGGCGCGGACGAGCCGTCCCCGTTCCACCCCGAGCCGCGGAAGTCGGACTGCGCCCAGGACAAGAGCGTGTTCGGCGAGACGGAGGAGCAGAAGTGCTCCACGCCGGTCTACCCGTGGATGCAGAGGATGAATTCGTGCAACAGTGAGTGAGACTTCACGCCGCTGCCCCGACCCCCGTGGGCCCCCACCCGTGGGggctccccctcctgccccattccccccccccaggGTACCGGGTGGGCATCTCAGTTAGGAGATCAGGGAAGATGTGGGCGCCTGCGTGGGGTCTCCCGCTCGGTCCTTTCGCCCCTCAGGAGTTAAAAAGTTTGCAAAGTCCCAGCGGCACTCTGAGCCAGCGGAGCGCCAGGCCAGAGCCGGGATTTGCGATCAGGGAAGGCAACGGGGGCCACAGTCACGGGCCTTGCTTTCCTTTGCGCCCCCGGCCCTGCCCGGGTCCCCCACCCAAAGATCGCTCCATTAAAATCGGAGTGCGTCATGGGGAGGGTGGGGCGTGACGCCGGCGAGGGAGACTTGGGTCTGTCCGGGGCTGTGTTTCCcaggaggtggtggtgggggtagACTTGGGGGCTGGGGATAGATGAGGCACCTCGGAAAAAGGGTGGTAgtcagaggagggagggagactacggggaaagagagaaagggagagggcgGAGAGGGAGAAGCAGGCGCCTGGGTCTCATGTTGGATTATTTGTCGGCCTTAAGTCCCAAATTGATGTCCATTAGCGGGACACGAAAGTGAGGAGCTGTTAATGCCGACTGTGGATCGATCCACGTCATTACGGATTAAGGGCCGGAATCTATCACTGCGTGGGCGGGGGGAGAGCTAAATGAATggaaagggaggaaagggaggaaagggagagaagggagggaagggaggatgcGGCTAGGAAGAGGCACACCTGGCCAgcacctccccagcccctccctctaGGCTCAGGTGGGAGTTCAAAcggctcctcccctcccccaccaagaGTCTGCTCTAGACAGAAGGCGCAGGCCTGGAAGACCCGGAGAGAATCTAGAGGGGGCgctggaggagtgggggggggggggggaggagaggagggcatCCTGAGACAGACTGGAGGCCCTGTCTGAGACccgagtgggggaggggagctccGCACCAGTGATCCCAGGACTCAGTGTCTCCTCTTTGCGTAACAGGTTCGTCCTTTGGACCCAGTGGCCGGCGAGGCCGCCAGACCTACACGCGCTACCAGACCCTGGAGCTGGAGAAGGAGTTCCACTACAACCGCTACCTGACGCGGCGGCGGCGCATCGAGATCGCGCACGCCCTGTGCCTCACCGAGAGGCAGATCAAAATCTGGTTCCAGAACCGGCGCATGAAGTGGAAAAAAGAGAGCAAACTGCTCAGCGCCTCTCAGCTCAGTGccgaagaagaggaagaaaaaccagCCGAGTGAAGGCGCTGGAAAGGGCGGGGGGACGCGAAGGGAGAGGCCTGTGGGGAGCCGAGGGCGTCGGAGAGGCGGGGAGGAGGCTCTGCGGGCGGGGGAGCCCCGGACGTGCTCCCCAGAGCACGACAGGCAGGGCCCAGCCGGACAACCCCGCCCGCAGAGCTCTCGCCTGGGTGTGCCGAGGCCGCGCCGCCCTCGCCCACCCAGCACCCcgtgctccccctccctcctggccGGATCCGGCTCCCCCGTGAGAACTGAGGACCTGACTCACTTGATGTTTGCTGGAAGCAGAGCAAAGCGCTCTTGTCCGTGTCGCTTCTCATTTCGCCCATGTCCCCCGTGCACGGTTCAATGGTAGATTCGCTGTCCCCTCAGCAGGGGCCTGGAAGACTCCCTGACCCCAGACCTGTGTCTCCCACGCCCTCCCCAAAGCCACTGGAAGGAGCACATACTACCTAGAAGTAAGAAGAGGAGCCTCAGAAGAAAAagttctattttattaattttctatgtGTTGTGTTTGTAGTCTTGTCTTAGCTCTGGACGTGAAATACTTCggtaataatattattaatattattaatgataatgataataataataaagacatgAAAACTCGCCGCTCAGTCCCTccgctcctcccctgccacttttttctccctctcccgGACGTCCACCCCATCGGCCTCGGTGCCGGAAACACCGCAGCCAAGGCGGGAGCCCTGCCCGCCCCGGGGCCTCGGCAGCCGGCCGGCTAGACTCGACTCGGAAGTTACAGCAGAGATAAAGGCTGGAGCGGTCCGGCCCCGGCCCCAGCGCCGCGCCTCACCCGTGCTGGGCTCGGAACGGCCGCCCCGGGTGCAGGCTTGGGGGTTGGAGAAAGAGCCGGTTCCCTCGGATTTCCTAGCTTTTCCTCGTTTGTCCGCAGCACGAGGGACGCCAATGagctccccgccccccagccccgagCCCCTGCCGAGAGGCAGGCGGGCGGATCCCCGCACCCGCGCGGCGCTGTGGGTCCTCGCGTGCGTTCGCCCAGGCCCCCTGGCCTTTGGCCCGCCCACATGGCCCGGCCTCCCCTCTCTCGGCCCCGCGGCTCGGGGCCTGGAGTTCTGGGGACCGAGGCGTTCGGGGCCACCGGGAATCTCCCGGCCCCTCAGCTGAAGTTTCCGGGAGCCCCTTCCCGCCTCAAATAGGAGCTTAGCGACCCGTGGGGGACTCCCAGGCCGCCGGAGGGCGCGGCTTTCCCCTGCGCCTCGCAGACCCGGGGCAGGAGACCAGGTGATGGGCAGTGTGGGCTCATCCCCTCGACCCAAGACGGCCCATTCCCTTCCTACCCCTCACCCAGGCGGCAAGCTGCGggccttgtttttctttctgcctcctccctctctctcccttttttatttttaaagaaaatagccGCCCCAGCAGAAGGGGCCCAGCTGCAGCGGCGTCTGGCCGCCCAGCGCGCGCAGC
This genomic stretch from Dasypus novemcinctus isolate mDasNov1 chromosome 21, mDasNov1.1.hap2, whole genome shotgun sequence harbors:
- the HOXB6 gene encoding homeobox protein Hox-B6 → MSSYFVNSTFPVTLASGQESFLGQLPLYSSGYADPLRHYPAPYGPGPGQEKGFAASSYYPPAGGGYGRAAPCDYGPAPAFYREKESACALSGADEPSPFHPEPRKSDCAQDKSVFGETEEQKCSTPVYPWMQRMNSCNSSSFGPSGRRGRQTYTRYQTLELEKEFHYNRYLTRRRRIEIAHALCLTERQIKIWFQNRRMKWKKESKLLSASQLSAEEEEEKPAE